A part of Pantoea vagans genomic DNA contains:
- the tusD gene encoding sulfurtransferase complex subunit TusD, translated as MRYTLLVTGPAYGTQQATSAYLFARALLTAGHQLDSVFFYREGVLNANQLTAPASDEFDLVRAWQTLHQEQGVALNICVAAALRRGVSDQQEAARLQLAGSNLQPGFTLSGLGALAEAALSCERMVQF; from the coding sequence ATGCGTTATACCCTGCTGGTCACCGGCCCGGCTTACGGGACGCAACAGGCGACCAGTGCATATCTGTTCGCCCGCGCGCTACTGACGGCGGGCCATCAGCTTGACAGCGTATTCTTCTATCGCGAAGGGGTGCTGAACGCTAACCAGCTGACGGCGCCCGCCAGCGATGAGTTTGATCTGGTGCGCGCGTGGCAGACATTACATCAGGAGCAGGGTGTGGCACTGAACATCTGTGTCGCGGCTGCGCTGCGGCGTGGTGTCAGCGATCAGCAGGAAGCGGCCCGACTCCAGCTGGCAGGCAGTAACCTGCAGCCGGGTTTTACCCTGAGCGGGCTGGGTGCGCTGGCAGAAGCGGCGCTGAGCTGTGAACGTATGGTGCAGTTCTGA
- the tusC gene encoding sulfurtransferase complex subunit TusC: MNRVAFVFTRAPHGSSAGREGLDAALATGALSEDIGLFFIGDGVLQLNLHQQPEAIKSRHYAATFGVLALYDIEQCYLCRTSLITRGLAVDADRLLDVTLLDAPELRQTLASYDRILTF, translated from the coding sequence ATGAATCGTGTCGCATTTGTCTTTACCCGGGCACCGCACGGTAGCAGTGCAGGGCGTGAGGGGCTGGATGCCGCGCTGGCTACGGGCGCACTCAGTGAAGATATCGGCCTGTTTTTTATTGGTGATGGCGTACTGCAGCTCAATCTGCACCAGCAGCCTGAGGCGATTAAGAGCCGTCACTATGCCGCGACCTTTGGCGTACTGGCGCTGTATGACATTGAACAGTGTTATCTCTGCCGGACATCGCTGATAACGCGTGGATTAGCGGTTGACGCTGACCGGTTGCTGGATGTTACGCTACTGGACGCGCCGGAGCTGCGGCAGACGCTGGCCAGCTACGATCGCATTCTGACTTTTTAA
- the tusB gene encoding sulfurtransferase complex subunit TusB, translating to MLHTLMHSPAHCDLETLLLIACEGDDLLLLQDGVLAALAGSRALAQLSACKATLWVLAEDVQARGLTEQISTSMQSVDYTGFVTLTIRHPQQMVW from the coding sequence ATGCTGCACACCTTAATGCACTCACCGGCACACTGTGACCTCGAAACCCTGCTTTTAATCGCGTGTGAGGGCGATGACCTGCTGCTGCTGCAGGATGGCGTGCTGGCTGCCTTAGCAGGCAGTCGCGCATTGGCGCAGCTGTCAGCGTGTAAAGCAACGCTATGGGTGCTTGCTGAGGATGTCCAGGCGCGGGGACTCACTGAACAAATTTCAACCAGCATGCAGTCAGTAGACTATACTGGCTTTGTCACGCTAACGATCAGGCATCCGCAACAAATGGTCTGGTAA
- the rpsL gene encoding 30S ribosomal protein S12, protein MATVNQLVRKPRVRKVAKSNVPALEACPQKRGVCTRVYTTTPKKPNSALRKVCRVRLTNGFEVTSYIGGEGHNLQEHSVILIRGGRVKDLPGVRYHTVRGALDCSGVKDRKQARSKYGVKKPKA, encoded by the coding sequence ATGGCAACAGTTAACCAGCTGGTTCGCAAACCACGCGTCCGCAAAGTTGCAAAGAGCAACGTGCCGGCGCTGGAAGCTTGCCCGCAAAAACGTGGCGTTTGTACTCGTGTGTACACCACCACTCCTAAGAAACCAAACTCCGCACTGCGTAAAGTCTGCCGTGTGCGTTTGACCAACGGTTTTGAAGTTACCTCCTACATCGGCGGTGAAGGTCATAACCTGCAGGAACACTCCGTGATCCTGATCCGTGGCGGTCGTGTAAAAGACCTGCCAGGTGTGCGTTACCACACCGTTCGTGGCGCGCTGGACTGCTCAGGTGTTAAAGACCGTAAGCAGGCTCGCTCCAAGTACGGCGTGAAGAAGCCAAAGGCTTAA
- the rpsG gene encoding 30S ribosomal protein S7: protein MPRRRVIGQRKILPDPKFGSELLAKFVNILMVDGKKSTAESIVYTALETLAQRSGKNSLEAFEVALENVRPTVEVKSRRVGGSTYQVPVEVRPVRRNALAMRWIVDAARKRGDKSMALRLANELSDAAENKGTAVKKREDVHRMAEANKAFAHYRW from the coding sequence ATGCCACGTCGTCGCGTCATTGGTCAGCGTAAAATTCTGCCAGATCCTAAGTTCGGATCAGAGCTGCTGGCCAAATTTGTAAATATCCTGATGGTAGATGGTAAAAAATCTACTGCAGAATCAATCGTTTATACCGCGCTTGAGACCCTGGCTCAGCGTTCAGGTAAAAACTCCCTGGAAGCCTTTGAAGTAGCGCTGGAAAACGTGCGTCCGACTGTCGAAGTTAAGTCACGTCGCGTTGGTGGTTCTACTTATCAGGTACCAGTTGAAGTCCGTCCGGTTCGTCGTAATGCCCTGGCAATGCGCTGGATCGTAGATGCTGCTCGTAAACGCGGTGATAAATCAATGGCTCTTCGCCTGGCGAACGAACTTTCTGATGCTGCAGAGAACAAAGGTACTGCAGTGAAGAAACGTGAAGACGTTCACCGTATGGCTGAAGCCAACAAGGCGTTCGCTCACTACCGCTGGTAA